The following DNA comes from Miscanthus floridulus cultivar M001 chromosome 5, ASM1932011v1, whole genome shotgun sequence.
TATCAGAACACCCAACCACAACTAGAGAATTCATAGAATCACAGGTTCACTCTGCAAGTACATAGTCTCCTCATCAACACCAACACTTCATTAAGTGGCTTAGGATTTCTAAGATAATCGTTCTCATCCTGGTTTATCTTGGCCTGAACCCGTCTCATTTCTCTTAGCTTCTAGACCTTTTTCGAGGTCGACGAAAGCTGCTGCGGCAGCATTGGccttccctcctcctcctctctttgatCTGTATGTGGATGGTGAGTTGGAGACCACGTTGGTTTTGTTTGAACTGCTGACTTGGCGGCCTCCTTGCCTTTGTTGTGAACGTGCTCCAACCGTGCTTACACGTTTTTCAGGTTACTTTTGCCTAATCCTAAATGTATGAATTTGGGGCTGATAATAATGTACTACGTCTCTTGCTTGCGGCGCTGTTCTAATCGATGATGAGTCGATGGGTGGAGAGCGCCAGATTTATATGCTGGGCGCGGCCGGCTGGTGAGTCTGACGGCCAGTTGGCCTAGCTCGGACTCGATCGGTTTCCGAAACGTACGGAACCAAACGTTTCCGAACAGAACAAACAAATACGGAGTACATGGCATCACTGTCTCTAGAATACAGATACAATACAATCAGACCCCGAAGCACACTCCACACACAGGCACCATATTCCAAAGTCGCGCACACGTATGCGTGTGCACACGCTCACCCACCAACAAACACAAGTACACAACAAAACGTTGCAGGTGCACCGTGCACGAACCGAAGGCAACGCGCACGTCCTAGCTAAATGAAAATATGACGGGAATCACAGGATGGACAGGTCGCCTAGCCTAGGCTAGCTAGTCCTGGCTCATCATGCGGTGGAAGTCGTGGAAGTcgagctcgccgtcgccgtcgtcgtcgtaggcGCGGATCATGGCCTCGCACTCGGCGACGGACGGCTCGTCGCCGAGCTGGCTGAGCACGCGCTGCAGGCCGCGCGGCGTGATCCGGCCGGACCCCTTGACGGCCTCGAACGCCTCGAAGGCGCGGCGGAGGTCctcgcgctcctcctcctccccgcccTTGCTCTCCACGATGCGCACGAAGTCGTCGAACCCCAGCGTCAGGTGGTCCCCTTCCCCTCCGTCCTTCAGCCCCAGCGCCAGGCTGCCGCCGTTGTCGCCCATGGACGCGAAGAACTCGCGCAGCTCCGCGCCGGAGATGCGCCCGTCCATGTCGCGGTCGAAGTGGCGGAAGATCTCGAGGAGCTCCGCCATGCGGTCGCGCCCGCCGCGGGACGTGCCAGAAGAGGACGACGAGGCcgacgcggacgcggacgcggacgACGACGACAGCGACCGCGCCCCGGTGGCGGCCGTTGGGGAATCCGGCGGCGACGAGACCGCGGTGGCCTTGCAATGGCCGCAGAACAGGCCGGGCAGACTCAGCTTGAAGCTGCGGCTGCTGTTGCTGCGCTTCGGGGACAGGCGCTTCGACGGCGGCTCGGACACCTCGATGCTCCCCATTTCTGGACTTAGCCTGTGACTGTGAGTGCGCAAGCTGAAGGCAGCGGCGAGCTGGTGGGCACTGTGCCTGTGCAACGTGACAGTGCGGGCGCGTATTTATAGGCGAGGAGGGACGAGAGGGTCCAGTGCGCGGGGCTGTATGTAGACCGTCTCCGAGAAcaaacccaaacccaaaatgagtAATAACCTCCAGGGTTATCTAAGAGGCATAACTTAAATATGGACGTTCTTTCTTCTGGAAATctatttacaaaaaaaaattcttttttaGGTCTCATTGTTGAAGAAAATACAAAATATGTATTAAATATTTTATCTGTAGCACTATGCAAAGGACGAATGAGTCTTATATTCTATTCTAGGTGTCGTTGCTGGGACGGCCTTACGACGGGCACCGGAAAGTGAGGGAAGTTTCACGGGGCTTTTTTGTTTTTTCGTTCTTTCTGTCGGAGCTCGGAAGGATCTCTCCGTCGCCCAGCGGTCCACAGTCCACTGTAAATTGGCGATCGCGATGTGATCGTCCACTGCAAAAACATACTCCTACAGATGAATGCATGGTATGCCAGTTGCTACGTACTGCCAGTTCAATCAGTAGCACTACTGTGCCAAAATCATCTGATCTGGGTATATATCACACTAAATGCCAGAAACTGAGTTGTCCGGAGTTGATACATACACCGCATGCGCTCTCTACGAGAAGGAGGCGGATAGCGGCGCAAAGCATATCATATATCTCGGCGTCCAAACAAGGTGAACACCTTGTCTTCAAACGACTGGAACTAACCAGCGGGATATCATCGACGTCGGCTAAGGCGTATGATGAGATCTACAACGATGACCCCGGTAATATGTAGGTGCTACGTGAGTTGCTCCCATCGGACAGCGACGTGGGTGCACGtaagcggcgccgccgccgctcggtaGCCCGATCATAGGCCCCTAGCCGGTGCCGCTAAGTCACGTTGATCAGTGTCTAATGTAACAGCATTGCTTTCAGTACACTAGGGAGGGTTCAAGCATCCATGTAATACACTTCTGACCACCTAGGACGCCACTAAGATGTGTTGTATTAAACATTTTTTCTATCTTAGTACAAAGACACGTAAAACTTTTacgtgatcgagaaaaaaaacaGAGCTTATTTAGACAAGGCAGATTTATATATGACATGTACTGACAACATATTTGTCCGATC
Coding sequences within:
- the LOC136453311 gene encoding putative calcium-binding protein CML19, which encodes MGSIEVSEPPSKRLSPKRSNSSRSFKLSLPGLFCGHCKATAVSSPPDSPTAATGARSLSSSSASASASASSSSSGTSRGGRDRMAELLEIFRHFDRDMDGRISGAELREFFASMGDNGGSLALGLKDGGEGDHLTLGFDDFVRIVESKGGEEEEREDLRRAFEAFEAVKGSGRITPRGLQRVLSQLGDEPSVAECEAMIRAYDDDGDGELDFHDFHRMMSQD